One Yimella lutea DNA window includes the following coding sequences:
- the ftsY gene encoding signal recognition particle-docking protein FtsY — MDQLWEILVVLTVVLLGAVGLAVAFLRGKGGKTKELPPQEPPPAAKDAPQRKANTYTPSSTAKIDTSKGSTATAPPPADTDERDEPPVRSAEPKEKVENRGGTAVEEAPAPVEPAPAPPTEPSIEEPESARGRMTRLSSRMAASNSAMGKGLLGAFSGGGKLDESVWEEVEDILLGADLGVEATTELVDNLKKRVKTEGSASPEQLEMWLHEELLKLVDPTMDRRIAASRVGDRPAVVMVVGVNGTGKTTTVGKLARVLVAEDKEVLLGAADTFRAAAADQLETWGARVGVATVRSEKEGADPAAVAFDAVKAGKDEEVDVVIIDTAGRLHNKVGLMDELSKVKRVIEKQSPIDECLLVLDATTGQNGMRQAQVFAQAVNITGVVLTKLDGTAKGGIVVLVQRELGVPVKLVGLGEGADDLAPFDPKAFVDAVLD; from the coding sequence GTGGATCAGCTCTGGGAAATCCTTGTCGTTCTGACCGTCGTCCTCCTCGGAGCCGTCGGTCTCGCCGTCGCCTTCCTTCGCGGCAAGGGAGGCAAGACCAAGGAACTGCCGCCGCAGGAGCCGCCGCCCGCAGCGAAGGATGCTCCGCAACGCAAGGCGAACACCTACACGCCGAGCAGCACCGCCAAGATCGACACCAGCAAGGGGTCGACCGCCACCGCGCCGCCGCCGGCGGACACCGACGAGCGCGACGAACCGCCGGTCCGCTCGGCCGAACCGAAGGAGAAGGTAGAGAACCGCGGCGGCACGGCCGTCGAGGAAGCGCCCGCTCCGGTCGAGCCCGCGCCTGCGCCCCCCACCGAACCGTCGATCGAGGAGCCGGAATCCGCCCGTGGTCGCATGACCCGGTTGAGCTCCCGGATGGCCGCGTCCAACAGCGCCATGGGCAAGGGACTGCTCGGCGCCTTCTCCGGCGGCGGCAAGCTCGACGAGAGCGTGTGGGAAGAGGTCGAGGACATCCTGCTGGGCGCCGACCTCGGAGTTGAAGCCACCACCGAACTCGTCGACAACCTCAAGAAGCGGGTCAAGACCGAAGGGTCCGCAAGCCCAGAGCAGTTGGAGATGTGGCTGCACGAGGAACTGTTGAAGCTCGTCGACCCGACGATGGACCGTCGCATCGCGGCCAGCCGGGTCGGTGACCGTCCCGCCGTCGTGATGGTGGTCGGCGTCAACGGCACCGGCAAGACCACCACGGTCGGCAAGCTCGCGCGCGTCCTGGTTGCCGAGGACAAGGAGGTGCTGCTCGGCGCCGCCGACACCTTCCGCGCCGCAGCGGCCGACCAGCTCGAGACCTGGGGTGCCCGCGTGGGCGTGGCTACCGTCCGCTCCGAGAAGGAGGGCGCCGACCCGGCTGCAGTCGCCTTCGACGCGGTCAAGGCTGGTAAGGACGAGGAGGTCGACGTCGTCATCATCGACACCGCCGGTCGCCTGCACAACAAGGTCGGCCTGATGGACGAGCTGTCGAAGGTGAAGCGAGTCATCGAGAAGCAGAGCCCGATCGATGAGTGCCTGCTGGTGCTCGACGCGACGACGGGTCAGAACGGCATGCGTCAGGCGCAGGTGTTCGCGCAGGCGGTCAACATCACCGGCGTCGTGCTCACCAAGCTCGACGGCACCGCGAAGGGCGGCATCGTGGTGCTCGTACAGCGTGAACTCGGGGTGCCCGTCAAGCTCGTCGGCCTGGGCGAAGGTGCCGACGATCTCGCCCCGTTCGACCCGAAGGCGTTCGTCGACGCCGTCCTCGACTGA
- the smc gene encoding chromosome segregation protein SMC, with amino-acid sequence MYVKSLTLKGFKSFASATTMKLEPGITCIVGPNGSGKSNVVDALAWVMGEQGAKSLRGGKMEDVIFAGTPNRPALGRAEVSLTIDNSDGALPIDYTEVTITRTMFKGGGSDYSINGTSCRLLDIQELLSDSGIGREMHVIVGQGQLDTVLRATPEERRGFIEEAAGVLKHRKRKEKALRKLEQMEGNLTRVSDLTTEIRRQLGPLGRQAETARKAAMIQADVRDSRLRLLADDLVQLTTTLEQEVADETALLEQQKRVQERLAAAQRMLGELEAEAEAAAPLQSKIQDQWFALSSLKERVDATASLAAERVRLLADDDAHEQQQGSGRDPEKLKAQAAAAREELARLNDQIEQGRRALDEAVQRRGDLENAHTAEQQRLTKLARAAADRREGLAKLEGQVSARRSRIEAGEAELGRMASSAQEIADRIAGIERDHRELESTVAQDEEGEEGLDAAYEDAETRLAAAEEELAGAKQRLADAEKERSTYQARVDALEMSLTRKDGAAHLIENGVVRGSLTELLQVESGYEAAIAAALGWAADAVVVDDLEAAASAVDRLRQDDAGRATLLLASGSKTVDVQSISLPDGARWAIDVVSADDGLRTSVAHLLAGVAVVPDASSAKRLAAQDVSLIAVTQEGDVFAAGYVRGGSTAAPSLLEIQAAVDESREKVETAKRNGEQAQFAVEKSRTAVQEIQAELDAALDRLNASDARLSSVAEQLSRLGQALRNARSEQERLVNGRAGVEQNLATARTELEELQQRLTAAQEAPQEQEPTTDERDRLAAEAAAARSRETDVRLGLRTKEEQARSVSGRADGLEAAARSELEAREKARVRRERRAREAATARTVQTAAVELAGHVAAALSIATGRRAEADRARTQRDQALATQRKDVTAINDELRVLTDTVHRDEVARAQQRLRIEALQTKAVEEHGIDPEVLVEEFGPHQLIPPVPGPDDDPDDLPEPKPFVREAQEKRLRSAERKLGQLGRVNPLALEEFAALEERHKFLVEQLEDLRTSKRDLLDIVDEVDRRVEEAFASAFHDTAAQFEGVFSRLFPGGEGRLILTDPDNMLTTGLEVEARPPGKKIKRLSLLSGGERSLVAVALLVSIFKARPSPFYIMDEVEAALDDANLGRLITLFEELRDSSQLIVITHQKRTMEVADALYGVSMRGDGVTNVVSQRMSDVRPADEAAAV; translated from the coding sequence GTGTACGTCAAGAGCCTGACCCTGAAGGGCTTCAAGTCCTTCGCCTCGGCCACCACGATGAAGCTCGAACCGGGCATCACCTGCATCGTCGGCCCCAACGGGTCCGGCAAGTCCAATGTCGTCGACGCACTCGCATGGGTGATGGGCGAGCAGGGCGCCAAGAGCCTTCGCGGCGGCAAGATGGAAGACGTCATCTTCGCCGGCACCCCCAACCGGCCGGCGCTCGGTCGGGCAGAGGTCTCGCTGACCATCGACAACTCCGACGGTGCGCTGCCGATCGACTACACCGAGGTGACGATCACCCGGACGATGTTCAAGGGCGGCGGCTCCGACTACTCGATCAATGGCACGAGCTGCAGACTGCTCGACATTCAGGAACTGTTGTCCGACAGCGGTATCGGCCGCGAGATGCACGTGATCGTCGGACAGGGCCAGCTCGACACCGTCCTTCGTGCGACCCCCGAGGAGCGCCGTGGGTTCATCGAGGAGGCCGCCGGCGTCCTGAAGCACCGCAAGCGCAAGGAGAAGGCGCTGCGCAAGCTGGAGCAGATGGAGGGCAACCTCACCCGCGTCAGTGACCTCACGACCGAGATCCGCAGGCAACTCGGACCGCTCGGTCGTCAGGCGGAGACGGCGCGCAAGGCGGCGATGATCCAGGCCGATGTGCGTGACTCCCGGCTGCGTCTGCTCGCGGACGACCTCGTCCAGCTGACGACGACCCTCGAGCAGGAGGTCGCCGACGAGACCGCGCTGTTGGAGCAGCAGAAGCGAGTCCAAGAACGTCTCGCTGCCGCTCAGCGGATGCTCGGCGAGTTGGAGGCCGAGGCCGAAGCCGCTGCCCCTTTGCAGTCGAAGATCCAGGACCAGTGGTTCGCGCTGTCCTCGCTGAAGGAGCGGGTCGACGCCACCGCGAGCCTCGCCGCCGAACGAGTGCGACTGCTCGCCGACGACGATGCTCATGAACAGCAGCAGGGCTCGGGTCGGGACCCGGAGAAGCTGAAGGCTCAGGCCGCGGCCGCCCGCGAGGAACTCGCGCGGCTCAACGATCAGATCGAGCAGGGCCGTCGAGCGCTGGACGAGGCCGTGCAGCGGCGTGGTGATCTGGAGAATGCCCACACCGCGGAGCAGCAGCGGCTGACCAAGCTCGCCCGCGCAGCCGCCGACCGCCGCGAGGGGTTGGCCAAGCTGGAGGGCCAGGTGTCGGCCCGTCGCAGCCGGATCGAGGCGGGGGAGGCCGAGCTCGGACGAATGGCCTCCAGTGCCCAGGAGATCGCGGATCGCATCGCCGGTATCGAACGCGATCACCGCGAACTCGAGTCCACGGTCGCGCAGGACGAAGAGGGCGAAGAAGGGCTCGACGCCGCGTACGAGGACGCCGAGACGCGTCTCGCTGCGGCCGAGGAGGAACTCGCCGGCGCGAAGCAGCGGCTCGCCGATGCCGAGAAGGAACGCAGCACCTACCAGGCCCGTGTCGATGCGCTCGAGATGAGCCTGACCCGCAAGGACGGCGCCGCACATCTCATTGAGAACGGTGTGGTGCGCGGTTCGCTGACCGAACTGCTGCAGGTCGAGTCCGGCTACGAAGCGGCGATCGCCGCCGCGCTCGGGTGGGCCGCGGACGCGGTCGTCGTCGACGACCTCGAAGCCGCGGCGTCCGCCGTCGATCGGCTGCGGCAGGACGACGCGGGCCGGGCAACGCTGTTGCTCGCGTCCGGATCGAAAACCGTTGACGTGCAGTCGATCTCGTTGCCGGACGGCGCGCGGTGGGCCATCGATGTGGTGTCCGCGGACGACGGCCTGCGTACGTCCGTCGCCCATCTGCTCGCCGGTGTTGCCGTCGTCCCCGACGCTTCCTCGGCCAAAAGACTTGCGGCTCAGGATGTTTCGTTGATCGCGGTGACTCAGGAGGGCGACGTCTTTGCGGCCGGGTACGTGCGTGGCGGGTCGACTGCTGCACCGTCGCTGCTCGAGATCCAGGCCGCCGTCGACGAGAGTCGCGAGAAGGTCGAGACCGCCAAGCGCAACGGTGAGCAGGCCCAGTTCGCCGTCGAGAAGTCGCGCACCGCCGTGCAAGAGATCCAGGCTGAGCTGGACGCTGCGCTCGACCGGTTGAACGCGTCCGATGCCCGTCTGTCCTCCGTGGCCGAACAACTCAGTCGTCTGGGACAGGCGCTGCGCAACGCCCGTTCGGAACAGGAGCGTCTGGTGAACGGGCGGGCCGGCGTCGAACAGAACCTCGCCACCGCCCGCACCGAGCTCGAAGAACTGCAGCAGCGGCTGACCGCTGCGCAAGAAGCGCCGCAGGAGCAGGAACCCACCACCGACGAGCGCGATCGGCTCGCCGCAGAAGCCGCCGCTGCTCGCAGCCGCGAGACCGACGTCCGGCTCGGTCTGCGCACCAAGGAGGAGCAGGCCCGCTCGGTCTCCGGTCGTGCCGACGGACTGGAAGCCGCTGCGCGATCGGAGCTCGAAGCTCGCGAGAAGGCGCGCGTGCGCCGCGAACGCCGTGCCCGTGAGGCGGCGACCGCACGCACCGTGCAGACTGCCGCCGTCGAACTGGCCGGGCACGTCGCCGCAGCTCTGTCGATCGCCACCGGACGCCGCGCCGAGGCTGACCGGGCCCGCACTCAACGTGACCAGGCGCTCGCCACGCAGCGCAAGGACGTCACCGCGATCAATGACGAACTGCGCGTACTGACCGACACGGTCCACCGTGACGAGGTCGCTCGCGCGCAGCAGCGCCTGCGCATCGAAGCCCTTCAGACCAAGGCCGTAGAGGAACACGGGATCGACCCGGAGGTGCTGGTCGAGGAGTTCGGGCCGCACCAGTTGATCCCGCCCGTGCCCGGTCCCGACGACGATCCGGACGATCTGCCGGAACCGAAGCCCTTCGTCCGCGAGGCGCAGGAGAAGCGGCTGCGCTCCGCCGAACGCAAACTCGGACAGCTCGGACGGGTGAACCCGCTCGCGCTCGAGGAGTTCGCGGCGCTGGAGGAGCGGCACAAGTTCCTGGTCGAGCAACTCGAGGACCTGCGAACCTCCAAGCGCGACCTGCTCGACATCGTCGACGAGGTCGATCGCCGGGTCGAGGAGGCGTTCGCGAGTGCCTTCCACGACACCGCCGCGCAGTTCGAGGGAGTGTTCTCCCGACTCTTCCCCGGCGGCGAAGGCCGACTCATCCTGACCGACCCGGACAACATGCTGACCACCGGACTCGAGGTGGAGGCGCGCCCGCCGGGCAAGAAGATCAAGCGGTTGTCACTGCTGTCGGGCGGCGAGCGGTCGCTGGTCGCCGTCGCGCTGCTGGTGTCGATCTTCAAGGCGCGCCCCAGCCCGTTCTACATCATGGACGAGGTCGAGGCCGCCCTCGACGACGCCAACCTCGGACGCCTGATCACGCTGTTCGAGGAACTGCGTGACTCCAGCCAGCTCATCGTCATCACCCACCAGAAACGCACCATGGAAGTGGCCGATGCGCTGTACGGCGTGTCCATGCGTGGGGACGGTGTGACCAATGTGGTGAGTCAGCGGATGAGTGACGTGCGGCCGGCCGACGAGGCCGCCGCGGTGTGA